One window of Novosphingobium sp. P6W genomic DNA carries:
- a CDS encoding 23S rRNA (pseudouridine(1915)-N(3))-methyltransferase RlmH yields MLLHIIARGKIARSPEADLLDRYAKRIAWPFRHSELPDVGGRIPPPTQTPSRDVLLDERGKTMSSEEFAALLGRWRDEGVRECRFLIGAADGHGDEARGRADHLLCFGRMTWPHMMARAMLAEQLWRATAILAGHPYHRSG; encoded by the coding sequence ATGCTGCTTCACATCATCGCCCGCGGCAAGATCGCCCGTTCGCCGGAGGCCGACCTGCTCGACCGCTATGCGAAGCGCATTGCCTGGCCGTTTCGCCACAGCGAACTGCCCGATGTCGGCGGCAGGATTCCTCCTCCCACCCAGACTCCCAGTCGCGATGTGCTGCTGGACGAACGCGGCAAGACGATGAGTTCGGAAGAATTCGCCGCGCTGCTTGGCCGCTGGCGCGATGAAGGCGTGCGCGAATGCCGCTTCCTGATCGGCGCCGCCGACGGCCACGGCGACGAAGCGCGGGGCCGGGCCGATCACCTGCTATGCTTCGGGCGCATGACCTGGCCGCACATGATGGCCCGCGCGATGCTGGCCGAGCAATTGTGGCGGGCAACGGCGATCCTCGCCGGGCATCCCTACCACCGCTCGGGCTGA
- the pdxH gene encoding pyridoxamine 5'-phosphate oxidase, which yields MDSEQAREVIPHGDPLALFTQWYDEARGTEPNDSNAMALATATPDGFPSVRMVLLKGHGPDGFVFYTNGRSRKGGEIAANPQVSLLFHWKSLRRQIRIEGVLSPVSDAEAEAYFHSRARDSQLGAVASDQSAPLDSRETFLARYEEARARFEGGEVERPAHWGGWRVRPLAMEFWQDRPYRLHERRRFEHSANGWASTLLYP from the coding sequence ATCGATTCCGAACAGGCCCGCGAAGTGATCCCGCACGGCGACCCCTTGGCGCTGTTCACCCAGTGGTACGACGAGGCGCGCGGTACCGAGCCCAACGATTCCAACGCCATGGCGCTGGCCACTGCAACGCCGGACGGTTTCCCCTCGGTGCGCATGGTGCTGCTCAAGGGTCATGGGCCGGACGGCTTCGTGTTCTACACCAATGGCCGCAGCCGCAAGGGCGGGGAAATCGCCGCCAATCCCCAGGTCTCGCTGCTGTTCCACTGGAAAAGCCTGCGCCGCCAGATCCGCATCGAGGGCGTGCTCTCCCCGGTGAGCGATGCCGAGGCGGAGGCCTATTTCCATTCGCGCGCCCGCGATTCGCAGCTTGGCGCGGTGGCGTCGGACCAGTCCGCCCCGCTCGATTCGCGTGAGACCTTCCTGGCCCGCTACGAAGAAGCGCGTGCCCGCTTCGAGGGCGGCGAGGTGGAGCGGCCCGCGCACTGGGGCGGCTGGCGTGTTCGCCCGCTGGCGATGGAATTCTGGCAGGACCGTCCGTACCGCCTGCACGAACGCCGCCGGTTCGAGCA
- a CDS encoding disulfide bond formation protein B: MAVPVLPRLRAARWLAFGIPTVLLGGALVSQYVFGLAPCEMCWWQRYPHMFAILLGALAFFWRPVRPLVAVAALAVLVSGLIGGFHAGVEYGWWQGVTACTASPFAAGGDPLAAIMAAPVIRCDVAPWSLLGISLAGWNFLISTIGALAVFALVAGSGNAGGRTR; this comes from the coding sequence ATGGCCGTTCCTGTCCTTCCTCGTCTGCGCGCCGCGCGCTGGCTGGCTTTCGGTATTCCCACGGTGCTGCTGGGCGGGGCGCTGGTCAGCCAGTACGTCTTCGGGCTGGCGCCGTGCGAGATGTGCTGGTGGCAGCGCTATCCGCACATGTTCGCGATCCTGCTTGGCGCACTGGCGTTTTTCTGGCGGCCGGTGCGTCCGCTGGTGGCGGTTGCGGCGCTGGCCGTGCTTGTTTCCGGGCTGATCGGCGGGTTTCACGCCGGGGTCGAATATGGCTGGTGGCAGGGTGTCACCGCCTGCACGGCAAGCCCCTTTGCGGCCGGCGGCGATCCGCTTGCCGCGATCATGGCCGCGCCGGTGATCCGCTGCGACGTGGCGCCGTGGTCCTTGCTGGGCATCTCGCTGGCGGGCTGGAATTTCCTGATCTCGACGATCGGGGCGCTTGCCGTGTTCGCTTTGGTGGCTGGTAGCGGCAATGCTGGTGGAAGGACCAGGTGA
- a CDS encoding sulfite exporter TauE/SafE family protein, translating into MGVTGSIDIFHAVAGLLVGVLVGLTGVGGGSLMTPLLVLLFGVSAKTAVGTDLLFAAITKIAGSLVHGSRETVEWKIVKRLSMGSIPASLVTLAVLASFGKVGKSTEHVILISLASLLALTSLAVIGRKWLFRHAHDFDAVRSPGRVLGGTVVLGALIGAAVSVSSVGAGAIGVTVLLMLYPRLPMSRIVGSDIAHAVPLALIAGTGHWIMGGVDGGLLTNLLIGSIPGVIIGSYLSTNAPDKVLQPLLAAVLAISSWQLFVKAYTPEKVKVEVIAPARAAPPQP; encoded by the coding sequence ATGGGCGTAACGGGGTCGATTGATATCTTCCATGCCGTAGCCGGGCTGCTGGTCGGCGTTCTGGTGGGGCTGACAGGGGTTGGCGGCGGTTCGCTGATGACGCCGCTGCTGGTGCTGTTGTTCGGCGTCAGCGCCAAGACCGCGGTGGGCACCGACCTGCTGTTCGCCGCCATTACCAAGATCGCCGGTTCGCTTGTCCACGGCTCGCGCGAGACGGTGGAATGGAAGATCGTGAAGCGCCTTTCCATGGGCAGCATTCCGGCTTCGCTGGTGACGCTGGCCGTGCTGGCGAGTTTCGGCAAGGTCGGCAAGTCGACCGAACACGTCATCCTGATCTCGCTGGCCAGCCTGCTGGCGCTGACTTCGCTGGCGGTGATCGGCCGCAAGTGGCTGTTCCGCCATGCCCACGATTTCGACGCGGTGCGTTCTCCCGGCCGGGTGTTGGGCGGGACGGTGGTGCTGGGCGCGCTGATCGGCGCGGCGGTTTCGGTGTCCTCGGTGGGCGCGGGCGCGATCGGCGTGACGGTGCTGCTGATGCTTTATCCCCGCCTGCCGATGTCGCGGATCGTCGGGTCCGACATTGCCCATGCCGTGCCGCTGGCGCTGATCGCGGGCACTGGCCACTGGATCATGGGGGGCGTCGACGGCGGGCTGCTGACGAACCTGCTGATCGGCTCGATCCCGGGCGTTATCATCGGCAGCTATCTATCCACGAACGCGCCGGACAAGGTGCTGCAGCCGCTGCTGGCCGCCGTTCTGGCGATCTCGTCGTGGCAGCTGTTCGTCAAGGCCTACACGCCCGAGAAGGTCAAGGTCGAGGTCATCGCACCGGCCCGGGCGGCGCCGCCTCAGCCCTGA
- a CDS encoding murein hydrolase activator EnvC has product MKPAVRSLLLLSALGVAIFATQAMTQQLAVLDPAVDARRAQADMLAARREGAAARGRAERLEVRARQVTQQADRTAREAAAIAARIQETEAAIAAQRAQMRLIASQRADLRARLAERQGPLARLTGSLQRLSRRPPLLALLRPGSVRDAVYMRAMLDTMLPEVERRTASLRGAIERGRALEGQARAAAAGLAQAQAQMRERRQKLAVIESRQRLAGRQASGIAAREGDRAVALAEKARDLGDLVEEMGRQGTLREQLAALPGPIVRPPRPEDSRVAEASQFVPPPAGLSSYMLPVTGRLVTGFGENAQGQARSIGLVVAPREQAQAVAPAPGRVAFAGPYRGYDRIVIIEHDGGWTSLVTGLARLNVAVGETVVAGSPIGISGPRNPRIMVELRQHGVPVNPLQYIRSL; this is encoded by the coding sequence GTGAAGCCTGCTGTCCGTTCTCTTTTGCTCCTTTCCGCCTTGGGTGTTGCCATCTTCGCCACGCAGGCGATGACGCAGCAGCTTGCCGTGCTCGACCCTGCGGTGGATGCGCGGCGCGCGCAGGCGGACATGCTGGCCGCCCGGCGCGAAGGCGCGGCAGCGCGCGGCCGGGCCGAGAGGCTGGAGGTGCGCGCCCGGCAGGTCACCCAGCAGGCCGACCGTACCGCGCGCGAAGCCGCCGCCATCGCCGCGCGCATTCAGGAAACCGAGGCGGCCATCGCCGCGCAGCGCGCACAGATGCGCCTGATCGCCTCGCAGCGGGCCGATCTTCGCGCCCGGCTTGCTGAACGTCAGGGCCCGCTGGCCCGGCTCACCGGATCGCTGCAACGCCTTTCCCGCCGCCCACCGCTGCTGGCGCTGCTGCGCCCCGGTTCGGTGCGCGATGCCGTCTACATGCGCGCCATGCTCGACACGATGCTGCCCGAGGTAGAGCGGCGCACGGCCTCCCTGCGCGGTGCGATCGAGCGGGGGCGTGCGCTGGAAGGGCAGGCCCGCGCCGCCGCAGCCGGCCTTGCCCAGGCGCAGGCCCAGATGCGTGAACGCCGGCAAAAGCTCGCCGTGATCGAATCGCGCCAGCGCCTTGCCGGGCGGCAGGCCAGCGGCATTGCCGCGCGGGAGGGCGACCGGGCCGTGGCGCTCGCCGAGAAGGCGCGCGATCTGGGCGATCTGGTTGAGGAAATGGGCCGCCAGGGCACTTTGCGCGAACAGCTCGCGGCGCTGCCGGGCCCGATCGTGCGCCCGCCGCGCCCCGAGGATTCGCGCGTGGCAGAAGCCTCGCAGTTCGTGCCGCCGCCGGCTGGATTGTCCAGCTACATGCTGCCCGTCACCGGGCGGCTGGTGACCGGGTTCGGCGAGAATGCACAGGGGCAGGCCCGCTCGATCGGGCTGGTGGTGGCGCCGCGCGAACAGGCGCAGGCGGTTGCGCCGGCGCCGGGGCGAGTGGCTTTCGCCGGGCCGTATCGCGGCTACGACCGGATCGTCATCATCGAGCATGACGGCGGCTGGACCTCCCTTGTCACGGGCCTTGCGCGGCTGAACGTGGCGGTGGGCGAAACGGTGGTGGCGGGCTCTCCCATCGGGATTTCCGGGCCGCGAAATCCGCGCATCATGGTCGAACTTCGGCAACACGGGGTTCCTGTTAATCCCCTGCAATATATCCGGTCGCTATGA
- a CDS encoding YihY/virulence factor BrkB family protein, with product MASDAPGAADGAGGQHRPEPHQHEPHRHEPLRRKLKRKAGPGTRFFRVVMRVINGTWDDGFIHAGNLAYMTLLALFPFFIALAAIFSALGEQDQLGASIDAVLRALPPRVSEVLGPVGHDVAAARHGHLLWIGGIFGLWTTTSLVETIRDILHRAYNTTKRPRFWRSRLTSTALIFGSVLLLLISLSSQVLISASETIISVLFPRLDDLSGQIAISSAISAGALFASIYLLFYLLTPSAYQKQKCPKWPGAVLVTAWWLLVAYTLPKVLQTFFSYDLTYGSLAGVMIALFFFWLVGLGMVVGAELNAALAGAPEVPDTPASPATARGIPSGPNDKESTGRNE from the coding sequence TTGGCGTCTGACGCCCCCGGCGCGGCGGATGGCGCGGGCGGTCAGCACCGCCCAGAGCCACACCAGCACGAGCCACACCGGCACGAACCGCTGCGCCGCAAGCTGAAGCGAAAGGCCGGACCGGGCACGCGGTTTTTCCGCGTCGTCATGCGCGTCATCAACGGCACCTGGGACGATGGCTTCATCCATGCCGGCAACCTGGCATACATGACGCTGCTGGCGCTGTTTCCGTTCTTCATCGCCCTGGCCGCGATCTTCTCGGCCCTGGGCGAGCAGGACCAGCTGGGCGCCTCGATCGACGCGGTGCTGCGCGCCCTGCCCCCGCGCGTCTCCGAGGTGCTGGGCCCGGTGGGTCACGATGTCGCCGCCGCGCGCCACGGCCATCTGCTGTGGATCGGCGGCATTTTCGGGCTGTGGACCACGACCAGCCTGGTCGAGACGATCCGCGATATCCTGCACCGCGCCTACAACACCACCAAGCGCCCGCGCTTCTGGCGCTCGCGGCTGACATCCACCGCGCTGATCTTCGGGTCGGTGCTGCTGCTGCTGATCTCGCTGTCTTCGCAAGTGCTGATCTCGGCCAGCGAGACGATCATTTCGGTACTTTTTCCCAGGCTCGACGATCTTTCCGGGCAGATCGCGATTTCCAGCGCCATCAGCGCCGGCGCCCTGTTCGCGTCGATATACCTGCTGTTCTACCTGCTCACACCGTCCGCCTATCAGAAGCAAAAGTGCCCGAAATGGCCGGGTGCGGTGCTCGTCACCGCATGGTGGCTGCTCGTCGCATATACCCTGCCGAAAGTCCTCCAGACGTTTTTCTCATACGATCTTACGTATGGAAGTCTCGCCGGAGTGATGATCGCGCTTTTCTTTTTCTGGCTTGTGGGACTAGGGATGGTGGTAGGTGCCGAACTCAATGCGGCGCTCGCGGGGGCTCCCGAAGTGCCTGACACACCCGCAAGCCCCGCCACGGCCAGAGGTATCCCCTCCGGGCCGAACGACAAGGAAAGTACAGGAAGAAACGAATGA
- a CDS encoding S41 family peptidase — protein sequence MKIAPFLRATALVSAVAVLPIATSGLAAVDTRASHEFDKLFTIYEIVKDNYVDQVDDNKLLKGAIDGMLASLDPHSNYLDGPSLQRLETMIDGKYTGLGLSVIEDEGAVKIISPFKGSPAEKAGLKAGDYITHLDGVLYYERDLDEAVSKMRGAAGTSIRLTIFRQGRDAPFDVTVTRGVVELEPVTSELKDNVGVISVNEFSRDVGNDVNIALASLKKQAALKGGKLSGLVLDLRSNPGGSLDEAVALSDLFLEKGDIVSQRGRNASENQFYRAESMFKGDAAKNLPIIVLVDAGSASASEIVAGALQDQHRAVIMGERTFGKGSVQTFLPLDAKSAVKLTTARYYTPSGHSVQEGGITPDIKVPQLSDPDARARAERAVRESDLRGHLINEASLKDKDLETDKMDDPRFKVTAAELEKQGIKDFQLHYAISTLERTAGKPALAAATPKR from the coding sequence ATGAAGATCGCCCCGTTCCTTCGCGCCACGGCGCTGGTGTCCGCCGTTGCGGTGCTGCCGATCGCGACCTCCGGGCTGGCCGCGGTGGACACCCGCGCGAGCCATGAATTCGACAAGCTCTTCACCATCTACGAGATCGTCAAGGACAACTACGTAGACCAGGTGGACGACAACAAGCTGCTCAAGGGCGCGATCGACGGCATGCTGGCCAGCCTCGACCCGCATTCGAACTATCTCGACGGTCCCTCGCTGCAGCGGCTCGAGACGATGATCGACGGCAAGTACACCGGCCTTGGCCTCTCGGTGATCGAGGATGAGGGCGCGGTGAAGATCATCTCACCGTTCAAGGGCAGCCCGGCCGAAAAGGCGGGCCTCAAGGCGGGCGACTACATCACTCACCTCGACGGCGTGCTCTATTACGAGCGCGACCTGGACGAGGCGGTATCCAAGATGCGCGGCGCGGCCGGCACCTCGATCCGCCTGACGATCTTCCGCCAGGGCCGCGATGCGCCGTTCGACGTCACCGTGACGCGCGGCGTGGTGGAACTGGAGCCGGTGACTTCCGAGCTGAAGGACAATGTCGGCGTGATCTCGGTGAACGAGTTCTCGCGCGATGTCGGCAACGACGTGAACATCGCGCTGGCCAGTTTGAAGAAGCAGGCAGCGCTCAAGGGCGGCAAGCTGTCGGGCCTGGTGCTTGACCTGCGCTCCAACCCGGGCGGTTCGCTGGACGAGGCGGTGGCCCTGTCCGACCTGTTCCTGGAAAAGGGCGACATCGTTTCGCAGCGCGGCCGCAATGCCAGCGAGAACCAGTTCTACCGCGCCGAATCGATGTTCAAGGGCGATGCGGCCAAGAACCTGCCGATCATCGTGCTGGTCGATGCAGGCTCCGCCTCGGCTTCCGAGATCGTCGCCGGCGCGCTTCAGGACCAGCACCGCGCGGTCATCATGGGCGAACGTACCTTCGGCAAGGGCTCGGTCCAGACCTTCCTGCCGCTCGACGCGAAAAGCGCGGTGAAGTTGACCACGGCCCGCTACTACACGCCTTCGGGCCATTCGGTGCAGGAGGGCGGGATCACCCCGGACATCAAGGTGCCGCAGTTGTCCGATCCCGATGCGCGGGCCCGCGCCGAGCGGGCGGTGCGCGAATCCGATCTTCGCGGCCACCTCATCAACGAGGCCTCGCTCAAGGACAAGGACCTCGAGACCGACAAGATGGACGATCCGCGCTTCAAGGTGACGGCGGCCGAGCTGGAAAAGCAGGGCATCAAGGACTTCCAGCTGCATTACGCGATCAGCACGCTGGAACGGACCGCCGGCAAGCCCGCGCTCGCCGCTGCAACCCCCAAGCGCTGA
- the fabI gene encoding enoyl-ACP reductase FabI — MTGLMHGKRGLIMGLANDKSLAWGIAKKLHEQGAELAFSYQGEALAKRVRPLAESLGSDFLIDCDVSNMEALDTAFAQIEERWGKIDFLVHAIGFSDKNELRGKYVDTSLDNFLMTMNISAYSLVAVTKRALPMMSAGGSIVTLTYYGAEKVVPHYNVMGVAKAALEASVKYLANDLGPQGIRVNGISAGPIKTLAASGIGDFRYILKWNELNAPLRRNVTIEDVGGAGLYLLSDLSSGVTGETHHVDCGYHVVGMKQEDAPDIALA, encoded by the coding sequence ATGACCGGTCTGATGCACGGTAAGCGCGGCCTCATAATGGGCCTTGCAAATGACAAGTCGCTGGCCTGGGGAATCGCCAAGAAGCTGCACGAACAAGGCGCCGAACTCGCCTTTTCCTACCAGGGCGAAGCTCTGGCCAAGCGGGTGAGGCCGCTGGCCGAGAGCCTGGGCAGCGATTTCCTCATCGATTGCGACGTGTCCAACATGGAAGCGCTCGACACTGCCTTCGCGCAGATCGAGGAACGGTGGGGGAAGATCGACTTCCTCGTCCACGCCATCGGCTTCTCCGACAAGAACGAACTGCGCGGGAAATACGTCGACACCAGCCTCGACAACTTCCTGATGACCATGAACATCTCGGCCTACAGCCTGGTGGCGGTGACGAAGCGGGCGCTGCCGATGATGTCGGCGGGCGGTTCGATCGTGACGCTGACCTACTACGGCGCCGAGAAGGTGGTTCCGCACTACAACGTCATGGGCGTGGCCAAGGCCGCGCTTGAGGCTTCGGTGAAGTATCTTGCCAACGACCTGGGGCCGCAGGGCATCCGCGTCAACGGCATCTCCGCCGGACCGATCAAGACGCTGGCGGCCAGCGGAATCGGCGATTTCCGCTATATTCTCAAGTGGAACGAGCTGAACGCCCCCCTGCGCCGCAACGTGACGATCGAGGATGTGGGCGGTGCGGGTCTGTACCTGCTGTCCGACCTGTCTTCGGGCGTGACCGGCGAAACCCATCATGTGGACTGCGGCTATCACGTCGTCGGCATGAAGCAGGAAGACGCCCCGGATATCGCCCTCGCCTGA
- a CDS encoding DnaJ C-terminal domain-containing protein encodes MAADPYTTLGVTRGATEKDIKSAYRKLAKELHPDTNKDNPKATERFSEVTRAYDLLSDKAKRAQFDRGEIDADGNPASPFGGGGFGGGYGGGQGGQRGFGGGMGGEDGIDLEDLFGGIFGGGARGGMGGMGGGMGGGARGRAAPRGANVNYRLAVPLPDAAELKSQRITLSDGKTIDLKLPAGVEDGTQMRLGGKGEVGPGGAGDATVTIQIQPHAFFKQDGDDLRVDLPITLDEALAGAKVKAPTAAGAVMLSVPPGASSGKVLRLKGRGMTRKDASRGDLLITLQIVLPEADAEASAELARRLEGWSDPRDVRAKLGV; translated from the coding sequence ATGGCAGCAGATCCCTATACCACTCTTGGCGTCACCCGCGGTGCGACCGAAAAGGACATCAAGTCCGCCTATCGCAAGCTGGCGAAGGAACTCCACCCGGACACCAACAAGGACAACCCCAAGGCGACCGAACGCTTCAGCGAAGTGACGCGCGCGTATGACCTGCTTTCCGACAAGGCCAAGCGCGCCCAGTTCGACCGGGGCGAGATCGACGCCGACGGCAACCCGGCCAGCCCCTTCGGCGGCGGCGGGTTCGGCGGCGGCTATGGCGGCGGTCAGGGCGGCCAGCGCGGCTTCGGCGGCGGCATGGGCGGTGAGGACGGGATCGACCTGGAAGACCTGTTCGGCGGGATCTTCGGCGGCGGCGCACGCGGCGGCATGGGTGGAATGGGCGGCGGTATGGGCGGCGGCGCACGCGGCCGGGCTGCTCCGCGCGGCGCCAATGTGAATTACCGCCTTGCCGTGCCGCTTCCCGATGCGGCCGAGCTGAAATCGCAGCGTATCACCCTGTCGGACGGCAAGACGATCGACCTCAAGCTGCCTGCCGGGGTCGAGGACGGCACCCAGATGCGCCTCGGCGGCAAGGGCGAGGTTGGCCCCGGCGGCGCCGGGGACGCCACCGTCACCATCCAGATCCAGCCCCACGCCTTCTTCAAGCAGGACGGCGACGATTTGCGCGTGGACCTGCCGATCACCCTGGACGAAGCGCTGGCCGGCGCCAAGGTGAAGGCCCCCACTGCTGCCGGCGCCGTCATGCTTTCCGTCCCCCCGGGCGCAAGCTCGGGCAAGGTGCTGCGCCTCAAGGGCCGCGGCATGACCCGCAAGGATGCCAGCCGCGGCGACCTGCTCATCACCCTCCAGATCGTCCTGCCCGAAGCAGACGCCGAAGCGAGCGCAGAGCTTGCCCGCCGCCTCGAAGGCTGGAGCGATCCCCGCGACGTGCGCGCCAAACTTGGCGTCTGA
- a CDS encoding demethoxyubiquinone hydroxylase family protein — protein sequence MNAVSKRSERMLRVDQAGEFGATRIYAGQLAVMGTRGPHSTEIAGMAAQEIEHQARFDAMIAQRGVRPTLLQPVWSVAGFALGAATALIGPEAAMACTAAIETEIDRHYTQQLDELGDEDPELGEAILKFRDEERQHRDAALAAGAEKAPAYPLLFHAIRMGCRAAIKLSERI from the coding sequence ATGAATGCGGTTTCCAAGCGCAGCGAACGGATGCTGCGGGTAGACCAGGCGGGTGAATTCGGCGCGACGCGCATCTATGCAGGCCAGCTTGCAGTGATGGGCACGCGCGGGCCGCACTCCACCGAGATCGCCGGCATGGCGGCGCAGGAGATCGAGCATCAGGCGCGCTTCGATGCGATGATCGCGCAGCGCGGCGTGCGCCCGACGCTGCTGCAGCCGGTGTGGTCCGTCGCCGGGTTCGCGCTGGGCGCGGCGACCGCGCTGATCGGGCCGGAAGCGGCGATGGCCTGCACCGCCGCGATCGAGACCGAGATCGACCGGCACTATACCCAGCAGCTTGACGAACTGGGCGATGAAGACCCGGAACTGGGCGAGGCGATCCTGAAATTCCGCGACGAGGAACGCCAGCACCGCGATGCCGCGCTGGCCGCCGGGGCGGAAAAGGCGCCGGCCTATCCGCTGCTATTCCACGCCATCCGCATGGGCTGCCGGGCCGCGATAAAGCTTTCGGAACGGATTTGA
- the rsfS gene encoding ribosome silencing factor: protein MPQAQIQPASTGATPPLSPTVQHEDPLLNLILQSLDDDQVQDLVTIDLDGKSSIADFMVIGSGRSTRQVAAMAQKLGERLKQGGFGGPRIEGLPAADWVLVDAGGVVVHLFRPEVRTFYNLERMWGFDGPTGAA, encoded by the coding sequence ATGCCACAGGCACAGATACAGCCGGCCTCAACCGGCGCAACGCCCCCGCTGAGCCCCACGGTTCAGCACGAAGATCCGCTGCTGAACCTGATCCTCCAGTCGCTGGATGACGATCAGGTGCAGGATCTCGTGACCATCGACCTCGATGGCAAGTCCAGCATCGCGGACTTCATGGTGATCGGTTCCGGCCGTTCCACCCGTCAGGTCGCGGCCATGGCGCAGAAACTTGGCGAACGCCTCAAGCAGGGCGGCTTCGGCGGCCCGCGCATCGAAGGCCTGCCCGCAGCCGACTGGGTTCTGGTCGACGCCGGCGGCGTGGTGGTCCACCTGTTCCGCCCCGAAGTGCGCACGTTCTACAACCTGGAACGCATGTGGGGCTTCGACGGACCGACCGGCGCAGCCTGA